A genomic segment from Osmerus mordax isolate fOsmMor3 chromosome 5, fOsmMor3.pri, whole genome shotgun sequence encodes:
- the psda gene encoding PH and SEC7 domain-containing protein 1 translates to MAHYLLCWGGGALEDRYLYAPPYPAVYREKPGHRAPDPFPQQDVGERLAQASSETLTNGNKADLQAAKRLAKRLYNLDGFRKSDVARHLSKNNEFSKMVAEEYLRYFNFTGLTIDQALRAFLKEFALMGETQERERVLSHFSSRYLQCNPNAIPSEDSVHTLTCALMLLNTDLHGHNIGKKMSCLQFITNLEGLNDGKDFPKELLKALYNSIKNEKLQWTIDEEELRKSFSELADVRTDSASHTMRRVGSGGNSLVGVAQQSDAVLYKSGFLVRKVHADSDGKKTPRGRRGWKTFYLTLKGLVLYLQKGEYSPDRQLTDEDLKNAVSIHHSLAMRATDYSKRPNVFYLRTADWRVFLFQAPNAEQMQSWITRINIVAAMFSAPPFPAAIGSQKRFSRPLLPGSKTKLSQDEQGKSHETRFRAISSELTELTDIPLDKKVKGRELEEHKQRGEYLAFEKTRYGTYAMLLRAKIRSGEEDLSAFEAQLFDEGVLQRAHSMPTVAQRSSGSQASSNREGASRASSSATNAASGGSSKKGSKHSDPQRHSSYKQAVKQ, encoded by the exons ATGGCTCACTATTTGCTATGCTGGGGGGGCGGAGCTTTGGAGGACAGATACCTGTATGCCCCCCCATACCCAGCTGTCTACCG GGAGAAGCCGGGCCACCGGGCCCCAGACCCCTTCCCCCAGCAGGATGTCGGAGAGCGCCTGGCCCAAGCCAGTTCAGAGACCCTGACCAATGGGAACAAGGCCGACCTGCAGGCGGCCAAACGCCTCGCCAAACGCCTCTACAACCTGGACGGCTTCAGGAAGTCTGACGTGGCTAGACACCTCAGCAAGAA TAATGAATTCAGCAAAATGGTAGCAGAGGAGTATCTCCGTTACTTCAACTTCACAGGACTAACTATTGACCAGGCCCTCAG AGCTTTCTTAAAGGAGTTTGCCCTCatgggagagacacaggagagagagcgagtcctGTCCCATTTCTCAAGCAGATACCTTCAATGCAACCCCAACGCAATACCATCTGAAG ACAGCGTGCACACTCTGACTTGTGCGTTGATGCTGCTCAACACAGACTTGCATGGGCAT AACATCGGAAAGAAGATGTCCTGCCTTCAGTTCATCACCAACCTGGAAGGGCTGAACGATGGCAAGGATTTCCCCAAAGAACTTCTCAAG GCCTTATACAACTCCATCAAGAATGAGAAGCTCCAGTGGACCAT TGATGAAGAGGAGCTCCGGAAGTCCTTCTCTGAGTTGGCCGACGTGCGTACCGACTCCGCCTCCCACACGATGAGGCGAGTCGGCAGCGGGGGGAACTCCCTGGTGGGCGTGGCCCAGCAGTCCGACGCCGTTCTCTATAAGAGTGGCTTCCTGGTGCGGAAGGTCCATGCAGACTCTGACGGCAAGAAAA CTCCGCGGGGTAGGAGAGGATGGAAAACCTTCTACCTCACACTTAAGGGACTAGTCCTTTACCTACAAAAG GGGGAGTACTCGCCGGACAGGCAGCTGACAGACGAGGACCTAAAGAACGCCGTTTCCATCCACCACTCTCTGGCCATGAGGGCTACCGACTACAGCAAGAGGCCCAACGTCTTCTACCTGCGCACTGCAGACTGGAGGGTGTTCCTCTTCCAGGCTCC TAATGCCGAGCAGATGCAGTCCTGGATCACGCGCATTAACATCGTGGCGGCCATGTTCTCAGCACCACCTTTCCCAGCAGCCATTGGTTCCCAGAAGAGGTTCAGTCGCCCACTGCTGCCCGGCTCCAAAACAAAGCTCTCCCAG GATGAACAGGGAAAATCTCACGAGACACGTTTCCGAGCCATCTCCTCTGAGCTGACTGAATTAACCGACATCCCTCTCGACAAGAAGGTCAAAGGTCGAGAGCTGGAGGAACACAAACAACGTGGGGAGTACCTGGCGTTTGAG AAAACACGGTATGGGACGTACGCCATGTTACTGAGAGCCAAGATCCGCAGCGGGGAAGAAGACCTGTCTGCCTTCGAGGCTCAGCTCTTTGACGAAGGGGTTCTCCAGAGGGCCCACTCCATGCCCACGGTGGCCCAGCGGAGCAGCGGCAGCCAGGCTAGCAGCAACAGGGAGGGGGCTAGTAGAGCCAGCTCCAGTGCTACCAACGCTGCCTCCGGAGGGAGCTCCAAGAAGGGCAGTAAGCATTCAGACCCCCAGAGACACAGCAGCTACAAACAGGCTGTGAAGCAGTAA